A stretch of the Perca flavescens isolate YP-PL-M2 chromosome 3, PFLA_1.0, whole genome shotgun sequence genome encodes the following:
- the aamdc gene encoding mth938 domain-containing protein, with protein sequence MTSPEIASLSWGHMTVKGCSSSYKDCKVWPGGSRAWDWRETGTNHSPGVQPADLEEVLKKGIDLLVIGRGMSEALQVPSSTLDFVMQKGVDVRVLQTEKAVAEYNKLAGQGAKVGGVFHSTC encoded by the exons ATGACGTCTCCAGAGATCGCCTCTCTTTCCTGGGGCCACATGACAGTGAAGGGCTGCTCCTCCAGCTACAAGGACTGTAAGGTCTGGCCTGGAGGCAGCCGGGCCTGGGACTGGAGAGAGACTGGGACCAAC CATTCCCCGGGAGTACAACCTGCAGACCTGGAGGAGGTGCTGAAGAAGGGAATAGACTTGCTGGTCATCGGCAGAGGCATGAGCGAAGCTCTGCAG gtTCCCTCCTCCACTCTGGACTTTGTGATGCAGAAAGGCGTCGACGTCCGAGTCCTGCAGACGGAGAAGGCCGTGGCCGAGTACAACAAACTGGCCGGCCAGGGTGCCAAGGTGGGGGGGGTCTTCCACTCCACCTGTTGA